From a single Arachis hypogaea cultivar Tifrunner chromosome 3, arahy.Tifrunner.gnm2.J5K5, whole genome shotgun sequence genomic region:
- the LOC112789870 gene encoding PLASMODESMATA CALLOSE-BINDING PROTEIN 5, which yields MHRPKSFFVFSPYFHRLILLLFLLTLTPSCGASGGGGGIPPQELWCVAKNNAEDSDLTTALNWACGPGGADCSPIQNGGPCYDPSNTPLMASYAFNDYFLKHGLTDDSCSFSNTAAVTSLNPSNDKCKFPSSLSVSNGGVTGTMSSTSSSSSSSVGLEPSEDMSGGSKVSLRWWFWLLSISHLLLMVSVFG from the exons ATGCACAGACCAAAAAGCTTCTTCGTCTTTTCGCCCTACTTTCACCGActcattctcctcctcttccttctcacACTCACCCCGTCTTGTGGCGCTTCTGGCGGCGGCGGGGGCATTCCGCCGCAGGAGCTCTGGTGCGTGGCGAAAAACAACGCGGAGGACTCGGATCTGACGACGGCGCTGAATTGGGCCTGTGGGCCTGGTGGGGCCGACTGCAGCCCAATCCAAAATGGAGGACCATGCTACGACCCAAGCAATACTCCGCTTATGGCTTCCTATGCTTTCAACGATTACTTCCTGAAGCATGGCTTGACCGATGATAGCTGCAGTTTCAGTAACACCGCTGCTGTTACTTCTTTGAACCCTA gTAATGATAAATGCAAGTTTCCTTCCAG TTTGAGTGTGAGCAATGGAGGTGTTACCGGAACAATGTCGTCGACGtcatcgtcgtcatcatcatcagtgGGATTGGAACCCAGTGAGGATATGAGTGGAGGCAGCAAAGTTTCTTTGAGGTGGTGGTTTTGGCTTTTGAGTATATCACATTTGCTGCTCATGGTTTCAGTTTTTGGATAG